One part of the Algibacter sp. L1A34 genome encodes these proteins:
- a CDS encoding nucleotide sugar dehydrogenase, whose product MKNIKIAVIGLGYVGLPLARLFATKFNVVGFDINDKRINELQEGNDTTLEVEPELLKSVLKTTNSNKNGLFFSSTLSDIKDCNYYVVTVPTPIDKNNRPDLTPLYKSSESVAKVLKKGDIVIYESTVYPGVTEDECVPVLEKISGLKFNKDFFAGYSPERINPGDKLHTVDKILKVTAGSTPEIGKKVNALYASVITAGTHLAPTIKVAEAAKVIENSQRDINIAFVNELAKIFNLMDIDTHAVLEAAGTKWNFLPFKPGLVGGHCIGVDPYYLAQKAQEVGYHPEIILAGRRVNDGMGQYVASEIVKLMVKNDIRIKGAKVLNLGITFKENCPDVRNTKTVDVINELKSYQTDITIYDPWANPAEVKHEYGLETVKKLPEGKFDLIILTVAHKEFSQKKWNHLLKPNGVLYDVKGILKEKVSGRL is encoded by the coding sequence ATGAAAAATATAAAAATTGCGGTTATCGGTTTGGGATATGTTGGACTGCCATTAGCTAGGTTGTTTGCTACAAAATTTAATGTAGTCGGTTTTGATATCAATGATAAACGAATAAACGAATTACAAGAAGGGAATGATACAACCTTAGAAGTTGAGCCAGAGTTATTGAAATCTGTTTTAAAAACAACTAATAGCAACAAAAATGGCTTATTTTTTTCTTCAACTTTAAGTGATATTAAAGATTGTAATTATTACGTCGTTACTGTTCCTACCCCTATAGATAAAAATAACAGACCAGATTTAACACCACTTTACAAATCGAGTGAATCCGTTGCTAAAGTTCTAAAAAAAGGAGACATTGTTATTTACGAATCAACCGTATATCCAGGTGTTACAGAAGATGAATGTGTTCCTGTCTTAGAAAAAATTAGTGGTCTTAAATTTAACAAAGACTTTTTCGCAGGCTATTCTCCAGAACGTATCAATCCTGGCGATAAACTACATACCGTAGATAAAATACTAAAAGTAACAGCTGGGTCTACGCCCGAAATAGGAAAAAAAGTGAATGCCCTTTATGCTAGTGTTATTACTGCAGGTACACACCTCGCTCCTACTATTAAAGTGGCCGAAGCTGCAAAAGTGATAGAAAATTCGCAACGCGATATTAACATTGCTTTTGTAAATGAATTAGCCAAAATATTCAATTTAATGGATATTGATACCCATGCTGTTTTAGAAGCAGCAGGAACTAAATGGAACTTTCTACCTTTTAAGCCTGGCCTAGTTGGTGGACACTGTATTGGTGTAGATCCTTACTATTTAGCTCAAAAAGCTCAAGAAGTAGGTTATCATCCAGAAATTATTTTAGCTGGTCGCCGAGTTAACGATGGCATGGGGCAATATGTAGCCTCAGAAATTGTAAAACTAATGGTGAAGAATGATATCCGCATCAAAGGCGCTAAGGTTTTAAACTTAGGGATTACGTTTAAAGAAAACTGTCCAGATGTAAGAAATACGAAAACTGTAGATGTTATCAACGAATTAAAGAGTTACCAAACAGATATTACCATTTACGATCCTTGGGCGAATCCTGCAGAAGTAAAACATGAATATGGCTTAGAAACTGTTAAGAAATTACCAGAAGGTAAGTTTGATCTTATTATACTTACGGTGGCTCATAAAGAATTTTCACAAAAAAAGTGGAATCACTTATTAAAACCAAATGGGGTTTTATATGATGTAAAAGGGATTTTGAAAGAAAAAGTTAGTGGAAGATTGTAA
- a CDS encoding SDR family oxidoreductase, with product MNANLIKTLKGKHILVTGGAGFIGSNLIEVLLNNNIKVTCLDNFSTGKRKNIAPFLSNPNFNLVEGDIRKLDDCHKACNNVDYVLHEAALGSVPRSINDPITTNDVNVSGFLNMLVAARDASVTRFVYAASSSTYGDHEALPKVEETIGKPLSPYAITKYVNELYADIFHTTYNLDVVGLRYFNVFGKRQDPNGAYAAVIPKFVQQFVSHESPIINGDGSYSRDFTYIDNVVQMNLRALTTTNKEALNTVYNVAYGERTTLKELTTLLKTYLSEFDNKIKNVEIKHRDNRAGDIPHSLASINKAKTLLGYAPEFDIKTGLKEAVSWYWENL from the coding sequence ATGAATGCTAACTTAATCAAAACTTTAAAAGGAAAACACATTTTAGTTACAGGTGGAGCTGGATTTATAGGTTCCAATTTAATCGAAGTTTTGTTAAACAATAACATTAAAGTAACCTGTTTAGATAATTTTTCTACTGGAAAAAGAAAAAATATAGCCCCTTTTTTATCTAACCCAAATTTTAATCTTGTTGAAGGAGATATTAGAAAATTAGACGATTGCCATAAAGCATGTAATAATGTCGATTACGTGCTGCACGAAGCGGCATTAGGTTCTGTGCCTAGATCTATTAACGACCCTATTACAACAAACGATGTTAATGTATCTGGTTTTTTAAATATGCTAGTTGCTGCTAGAGATGCAAGTGTTACGCGGTTTGTTTATGCTGCTAGCTCATCTACCTATGGCGATCACGAAGCTTTACCGAAGGTGGAAGAAACTATCGGAAAACCACTTTCACCATACGCCATCACAAAATATGTTAACGAGTTATATGCCGATATCTTTCATACAACGTATAATTTAGATGTTGTAGGTCTTCGATATTTTAATGTTTTTGGAAAACGACAAGATCCAAATGGTGCTTATGCCGCAGTTATACCTAAATTTGTACAGCAATTTGTTAGTCACGAATCACCAATAATAAATGGAGATGGTAGCTATTCAAGAGATTTTACATATATAGACAATGTTGTTCAAATGAATTTAAGAGCTTTGACAACAACAAATAAAGAGGCGCTAAACACGGTTTATAACGTAGCTTATGGCGAACGTACAACACTAAAAGAATTAACGACGTTGCTAAAAACCTATTTATCAGAATTTGATAATAAAATAAAAAACGTTGAAATAAAACATAGAGATAATAGAGCTGGAGATATCCCCCACTCCCTTGCTTCTATTAATAAGGCAAAAACATTATTAGGCTATGCACCAGAATTCGATATTAAAACTGGCTTGAAAGAAGCGGTTTCTTGGTATTGGGAGAACTTATAA
- a CDS encoding aminotransferase class V-fold PLP-dependent enzyme — MLTKTKIYLSSPHMGGTEQKYVADAFDTNWIAPLGPNVNGFEDDIKSYLGNTNEVGVLSSGTASIHLALELIGVSKGDEVLCQSFTFSASANPIMYLGAIPIFIDSEKDTWNMSPELLEIAILDRIEKNKKPKAIIAVHLYGMPFKAKEINAIAQKYDIPVVEDSAEALGSKYHDKACGTLSDFGILSFNGNKIITTSGGGALITKTKALKDKAVFLSTQARDDAPHYQHSHVGYNYRMSNVLAGIGRGQMEVLNDRVEARRANYEFYKKYLSSFNSIEFLEEPSGSYSNRWITCIKTDSYETREKIRLALLEDDIESRPLWKPMHQQPVFKDYLHFTDGTSQDLFEKGLCLPSGSNLTGNDLNRILEIINNTPNL, encoded by the coding sequence ATGCTAACAAAAACTAAAATATATTTGTCTTCACCTCACATGGGGGGAACAGAACAAAAGTATGTAGCCGATGCTTTTGATACGAATTGGATTGCGCCTTTAGGACCTAATGTAAATGGTTTTGAAGATGATATTAAATCTTATTTAGGTAATACTAATGAAGTGGGAGTTCTAAGTTCTGGAACCGCATCTATTCATTTGGCTTTAGAATTAATAGGAGTTTCTAAAGGAGATGAAGTACTGTGCCAAAGTTTTACTTTTTCGGCATCTGCCAATCCTATTATGTATCTAGGAGCAATACCTATTTTTATAGATAGTGAAAAGGATACTTGGAATATGTCTCCAGAATTACTTGAAATTGCTATTCTAGATAGAATAGAAAAAAACAAAAAACCCAAAGCTATTATTGCAGTACATTTATATGGTATGCCATTTAAAGCAAAAGAAATAAATGCCATAGCTCAAAAATATGATATTCCAGTAGTAGAAGATAGTGCTGAAGCTTTAGGAAGTAAATATCATGATAAAGCTTGTGGAACACTTTCTGATTTTGGAATATTATCTTTTAATGGAAATAAAATTATTACAACCTCTGGTGGTGGTGCTTTAATAACTAAAACTAAAGCATTAAAAGACAAAGCTGTGTTTTTGTCTACACAGGCTAGAGATGACGCACCACATTATCAGCACTCACATGTGGGTTATAATTATAGAATGAGTAATGTTTTAGCAGGAATAGGTCGTGGACAAATGGAGGTTTTAAATGATAGAGTTGAAGCTAGACGTGCTAATTATGAGTTTTACAAGAAATATCTGTCTTCTTTTAATAGTATTGAATTCCTAGAGGAACCGTCTGGAAGTTATTCTAACAGATGGATTACTTGTATAAAAACAGATTCTTATGAGACTCGAGAAAAAATAAGATTAGCTTTATTAGAAGATGATATAGAATCTAGACCTTTATGGAAACCCATGCACCAACAACCTGTTTTTAAAGATTATTTACATTTTACAGACGGAACATCTCAAGATCTTTTTGAAAAAGGACTATGTTTGCCAAGTGGATCTAATTTAACTGGTAACGATTTAAATAGAATTTTAGAAATAATCAATAATACCCCAAACTTATGA
- a CDS encoding polysaccharide biosynthesis protein — MIKNYFAIYSQKYASKWLVLAIDLSIVMAAFFIAYFIRFNFSLKFNVEQFTLQLPFVLTVSAISFLVVGSFKSVIRHTGFTDVVNLCKSVFLIATIMGVFVFFNNKFQLVSNFTIPRTIIVFHAIISFVILSASRLVFKMGFKHLKCKLLATKRVLIYGAGDEGIITYNALVNNTVSSYVVVAFIDNNRKKKGKNIDGVPIMSFRQITAEFTLNNNIDEIVVASEGVSANKLISLVDNLSAANVKIKKVPPIDSWINGELNSTQIKQVQIEDLLGRAPIEINNPNLLNEFNGETVLVTGAAGSIGSELVRQLAEFDVKHLILVDQAESPLYDIEQDLKRAGKRSYTAIVADIRDGLRLDSIFQEHKPTMVFHAAAYKHVPLMEKTPYEAIKINVNGTKLLADTSSRYNVKKFVFISTDKAVNPTSVMGATKRMAEMYISCLQKESKTKFITTRFGNVLGSNGSVIPLFKKQIDQGGPLTVTDSKITRYFMTIPEASQLVLEAGTMGKGGEIFIFDMGESVKIFDLAKNMIKLSGLRYPEDIDIKITGLRPGEKLYEELLANGENTLSTYHKKILISRTRELDYEKIKSSIEELCITNRFQNNNIVLKMKRLIPEYKSNNSDYERFDKRVQTYKKSKGLNNSETDKNYVNS; from the coding sequence ATGATTAAAAACTACTTCGCCATTTACTCTCAGAAATACGCCTCGAAATGGCTTGTTTTGGCTATCGATTTATCGATAGTTATGGCTGCTTTTTTTATAGCTTATTTTATTCGATTTAATTTTTCATTAAAATTTAATGTTGAGCAATTTACATTGCAATTACCTTTTGTTTTAACAGTTTCGGCTATAAGCTTTTTAGTAGTTGGATCTTTTAAAAGTGTTATTCGCCACACAGGCTTTACCGATGTTGTTAATTTATGTAAGTCGGTATTTTTAATTGCTACAATAATGGGGGTGTTTGTATTCTTTAATAATAAGTTTCAATTAGTTTCTAATTTCACTATTCCTCGTACTATCATTGTTTTTCACGCTATTATTAGCTTTGTTATTTTAAGTGCAAGCAGGCTTGTTTTTAAAATGGGGTTTAAACACTTAAAGTGTAAGTTACTTGCTACAAAGCGTGTTTTAATCTATGGCGCAGGGGATGAAGGGATTATTACTTATAATGCTTTAGTAAATAATACCGTTTCTAGCTATGTAGTTGTTGCTTTTATTGATAATAACAGAAAAAAGAAAGGCAAAAATATTGACGGGGTACCAATTATGTCTTTTAGACAAATTACAGCAGAGTTTACTTTAAACAATAATATAGATGAAATTGTTGTTGCTTCTGAAGGCGTAAGTGCAAATAAATTGATTTCTTTAGTGGATAACTTATCTGCAGCTAATGTAAAAATAAAAAAAGTACCACCAATTGATAGTTGGATTAATGGTGAGTTAAATTCGACTCAAATAAAACAAGTTCAAATTGAAGATTTATTAGGCCGTGCTCCAATTGAAATTAACAACCCTAATCTATTGAATGAATTTAATGGTGAAACTGTTTTAGTTACAGGTGCCGCAGGATCTATTGGTAGTGAGTTGGTTAGACAATTAGCAGAATTTGATGTAAAGCATTTAATTTTAGTTGATCAGGCAGAATCTCCTTTATATGATATAGAACAAGATTTAAAACGAGCTGGTAAAAGAAGTTATACAGCTATTGTTGCGGATATTCGTGATGGTTTAAGATTGGATAGTATTTTTCAAGAACACAAACCAACTATGGTTTTTCATGCAGCAGCATATAAGCATGTTCCATTAATGGAGAAAACGCCATACGAGGCGATAAAGATTAATGTTAATGGTACAAAGCTATTAGCTGATACTTCATCCCGATATAATGTAAAGAAATTTGTTTTTATCTCTACAGATAAAGCGGTAAACCCAACAAGTGTGATGGGAGCTACTAAGCGAATGGCTGAAATGTATATTTCTTGTCTTCAAAAAGAAAGCAAGACTAAGTTTATTACCACTCGTTTTGGTAACGTATTAGGGTCTAACGGATCTGTTATTCCATTATTTAAAAAGCAAATTGATCAAGGTGGTCCATTAACTGTTACTGATAGTAAAATTACTAGGTATTTTATGACGATACCTGAAGCTTCTCAATTAGTTTTAGAGGCTGGGACTATGGGAAAAGGTGGTGAGATCTTCATATTTGATATGGGTGAATCTGTTAAGATATTTGATTTAGCTAAAAATATGATTAAATTATCTGGCTTAAGATACCCAGAAGATATTGATATTAAAATCACGGGTTTAAGACCTGGAGAAAAGCTATATGAAGAGTTACTTGCAAATGGTGAGAATACACTATCTACATATCATAAAAAGATTTTAATAAGTAGAACTCGAGAACTTGATTACGAAAAAATTAAATCTTCAATAGAAGAGCTTTGTATTACAAATCGTTTTCAGAATAATAATATAGTTCTTAAAATGAAACGTTTAATTCCTGAATATAAATCGAATAATTCTGATTATGAAAGATTTGATAAACGTGTTCAAACTTACAAGAAAAGTAAAGGTTTAAATAATTCTGAAACAGATAAAAACTATGTTAATAGTTAA
- a CDS encoding polysaccharide biosynthesis/export family protein, which yields MIASIFNSKTYFALISIIILCLTSCKTKKDVVYFQNAKNFETVVDTDTFQAKLKVGDMLTIYVSTLDLTVTKPYNVVIEAGTAGELIQYVIDFEGNIDFPVLGKVKLVGLTIEEAKQLFKKKFEDGQLLKDPVIIMNFTNFRVTVAGAVNSPGVYPVSGERISILEALGMAGDLTIKGRRDNILVIRDFNGSKTYTRVDITNKEVFNSPVYYLTQNDYVYVEPNNSGISAASGDTRISTIITISSFVLTTALIFVTRN from the coding sequence ATGATCGCATCTATTTTCAATAGCAAAACATACTTTGCTCTAATTTCTATTATCATTCTTTGTTTAACTTCATGTAAAACAAAAAAAGACGTCGTGTATTTTCAAAATGCCAAAAACTTTGAAACTGTAGTTGATACAGATACTTTTCAAGCAAAGCTAAAAGTAGGAGATATGTTAACTATTTATGTTTCTACTTTAGATTTAACAGTTACTAAACCATATAATGTAGTTATAGAAGCTGGAACTGCTGGTGAGTTAATTCAATATGTTATTGATTTTGAAGGAAATATTGATTTTCCTGTTTTAGGAAAGGTAAAATTAGTTGGTTTAACTATAGAAGAAGCTAAGCAGCTTTTTAAGAAAAAATTTGAAGACGGCCAATTGCTTAAAGATCCAGTAATTATAATGAATTTTACCAATTTTAGAGTTACTGTAGCAGGTGCTGTAAATAGCCCTGGTGTTTATCCCGTATCTGGTGAGCGTATTTCTATTTTAGAAGCTTTAGGAATGGCTGGTGATTTAACCATTAAAGGTCGAAGAGATAACATTTTAGTTATTCGAGATTTTAACGGATCTAAAACATATACAAGGGTTGATATAACGAATAAAGAAGTTTTTAATTCTCCAGTGTATTATTTAACTCAAAATGATTATGTTTACGTAGAGCCTAACAATTCAGGAATTAGTGCTGCTTCTGGAGATACTAGAATAAGTACCATTATTACTATTTCATCATTTGTATTAACTACAGCTCTTATTTTTGTAACTAGAAATTAG
- a CDS encoding GumC family protein, which translates to MISNENKFDIENSSSEHFNLKKTIGLYAKHWMWFVISILFFCVLAYIQIRYSIPKYAATAKIMILDDNDGTGGANALQELSLFSENETAAIEDEIEVMTSRTFMKDIVKKLNLNISYYASGRVNEYELYKKNPFTVNFIVSDSIVDNISFNFFVDVISDTEFNYRELEDDEPVKITFGENISTAYGNMVLMPREGYQGVYTTTIRVQFTPVMDIATYLNGSVSVSPIAKSSKVLSIYYEDTVLEKATDIINTLIDTYNITSLEKKNIRSENTVKFIEKRIDSITYDLVNVDNNIVRYKTVNKITDVASEAGQFLASSTVNEQEIDNAKTQLRRLNYMDESLGDNNSFSPIPSNLGLGDGAINTLSEKYNQLLRERNSKLQSAGERNPIVLELNETLKGIKQNLNSSIKNSKQSLGIQINSLQTQSTRLSSKIYAVPGQESKLRSIERKQGIKEQIYLFLLEKREEAAITLTATTPNLKIIDEAYSYGEVSVNGKILYIGALFLGFLIPFGFIYGRDLLDTKIHNKEDVHREIKNISILGEIPRLSKSDKNLVERNDRSVLSESFRIIRTNFDFVRRGREVENYKNVMFVTSTINGEGKSFFSMNMALTLASTNKRVLLIGADIRNPQLFTKIKSIENNNESKGLGLTEFIADKSTLLNDVVTSHTINDINIDVMYSGSIPPNPAELLMSDRVKDLFDKVSAEYDFVIVDTAPSMLVTDTLLISKYAGHTFYVTRAGYTEKEILNFTKEIHADNKLNGMMLVVNDVDQSNFGYGAKYGYYGAPEKRGWFGRKKA; encoded by the coding sequence ATGATTTCAAACGAAAACAAATTTGATATAGAAAATTCAAGTTCTGAACATTTTAATTTAAAAAAGACAATAGGATTATACGCAAAGCATTGGATGTGGTTTGTAATAAGCATATTGTTTTTTTGTGTTTTGGCATATATTCAAATTCGTTACTCGATACCTAAGTATGCTGCTACAGCTAAAATCATGATTCTAGATGATAATGATGGTACAGGCGGAGCGAATGCTTTACAGGAATTATCTCTTTTTTCGGAAAATGAAACTGCCGCAATAGAAGATGAAATAGAAGTTATGACTTCGAGAACTTTCATGAAGGATATTGTTAAAAAGTTAAACTTAAATATTTCATATTACGCTTCTGGCAGAGTTAATGAGTATGAGTTGTATAAAAAGAACCCATTTACGGTTAACTTTATAGTATCTGATTCAATTGTTGATAATATTTCTTTTAATTTTTTTGTTGATGTTATTTCTGACACGGAGTTTAACTATAGGGAATTAGAAGATGATGAGCCTGTAAAAATAACATTTGGTGAAAATATATCTACAGCTTATGGAAATATGGTTTTAATGCCACGAGAAGGCTATCAAGGTGTATATACAACAACAATTAGAGTTCAGTTTACGCCTGTAATGGATATAGCAACTTATTTAAACGGAAGTGTTTCTGTTTCGCCAATAGCAAAATCTTCTAAGGTATTGTCTATATATTATGAAGATACAGTTCTTGAAAAAGCAACTGATATAATTAATACATTAATAGATACTTATAATATAACATCTTTAGAGAAGAAAAATATAAGATCGGAAAATACTGTTAAATTTATTGAGAAAAGGATAGATTCAATAACTTATGATTTGGTTAATGTTGATAATAATATTGTACGATATAAAACGGTTAATAAAATTACTGATGTTGCTTCTGAAGCTGGTCAGTTTTTAGCTTCTAGTACGGTAAATGAGCAAGAAATAGATAACGCTAAAACTCAATTACGGAGACTTAATTATATGGATGAATCATTAGGTGATAATAACTCGTTCTCACCAATCCCCTCTAATTTAGGTCTTGGTGATGGGGCTATAAACACTTTATCTGAGAAGTATAATCAATTATTAAGAGAGCGTAATAGTAAATTGCAAAGTGCTGGAGAAAGAAACCCTATTGTTCTTGAATTAAACGAAACCTTAAAAGGAATAAAGCAAAATTTAAATAGTAGTATTAAAAACTCAAAACAATCATTAGGAATACAAATCAATAGTCTTCAAACGCAATCAACACGTTTAAGTTCAAAAATCTATGCAGTTCCTGGCCAAGAAAGTAAATTGCGATCAATTGAAAGAAAGCAAGGAATTAAAGAGCAAATTTATTTGTTTTTATTAGAAAAACGTGAAGAAGCTGCCATTACATTAACAGCAACAACTCCAAATTTAAAAATTATTGATGAAGCCTATTCTTATGGTGAAGTTTCGGTGAATGGAAAAATACTTTATATAGGCGCTTTGTTTTTAGGTTTTTTAATTCCATTTGGATTTATTTATGGTCGTGACCTTCTCGATACAAAAATACATAATAAAGAAGATGTTCACAGAGAGATAAAAAATATTTCGATTCTAGGTGAAATTCCGCGATTGTCTAAAAGTGACAAAAACCTGGTTGAACGAAATGATCGCTCCGTATTGTCAGAATCTTTTAGGATTATAAGAACTAATTTTGATTTTGTAAGAAGGGGGCGTGAAGTTGAAAATTATAAAAATGTGATGTTTGTAACTTCAACAATAAATGGTGAAGGAAAGTCTTTTTTTAGTATGAACATGGCACTAACTTTGGCTAGTACTAATAAAAGAGTATTACTTATTGGTGCTGATATTAGAAACCCTCAATTGTTTACAAAAATTAAAAGTATTGAAAATAATAATGAATCTAAAGGACTTGGATTAACAGAGTTTATTGCTGATAAATCAACTCTGTTAAATGATGTTGTTACTAGTCATACTATAAATGATATTAATATTGATGTTATGTATTCAGGAAGTATTCCTCCAAATCCTGCAGAACTATTAATGAGTGATCGTGTTAAAGATTTGTTCGATAAAGTTTCTGCCGAATACGACTTTGTCATTGTTGATACAGCACCTTCTATGCTTGTTACGGATACCTTATTAATAAGCAAATATGCTGGGCATACATTTTACGTAACAAGAGCAGGTTATACTGAAAAAGAAATTTTAAACTTTACTAAAGAAATTCATGCTGATAATAAGCTTAATGGTATGATGCTAGTTGTTAATGATGTTGATCAATCTAACTTTGGTTATGGTGCTAAATATGGCTACTATGGAGCTCCAGAGAAGAGAGGTTGGTTTGGTAGAAAAAAAGCTTAG
- the aroB gene encoding 3-dehydroquinate synthase translates to MDSISTKNCTIHFNNTCYSSLNTHLKDNNFSKIFILVDENTHQHCLPLFLEKMETTAVIEIMEIESGEINKTIDTCVGVWNTLSELDADRKSLLINIGGGVITDLGGFVACTFKRGIAYINVPTTLLSMVDASVGGKTGVDLGHLKNQVGVISNPNLVLIDTNYLNTLEVNQMRSGLAEMLKHGLITGDSYWSNFEDLSKLSLDDLDGLIYESVIIKKNVVEEDPFENGLRKTLNFGHTLGHAIESYFLSNLNKTTLLHGEAVIVGMILACYISTELTNFPKEKTIKIKELFLSYYGKITIEQSELPAIIELLKYDKKNHHGNINFVLLEDIGITKIDCLVDDGVILDAFEFYAS, encoded by the coding sequence ATGGATTCTATTAGCACAAAAAACTGTACAATACATTTTAATAACACTTGTTATTCTTCACTAAATACACATCTTAAAGATAATAATTTTTCTAAAATTTTCATACTAGTAGATGAGAATACACATCAACATTGTTTACCGCTTTTCTTAGAAAAAATGGAAACAACTGCTGTAATTGAAATTATGGAAATAGAATCTGGCGAGATAAATAAAACTATTGATACTTGTGTTGGTGTTTGGAATACATTATCTGAACTGGATGCGGACCGTAAAAGTTTACTAATAAACATTGGTGGCGGCGTGATTACAGATTTAGGTGGGTTTGTTGCATGCACATTTAAACGAGGTATTGCTTACATTAATGTACCAACAACTTTACTTTCTATGGTAGATGCTTCTGTTGGAGGGAAAACCGGTGTAGATTTAGGGCATTTAAAAAATCAAGTAGGTGTTATTAGTAATCCTAATTTGGTTTTGATAGATACTAATTATCTGAATACCTTAGAAGTAAACCAAATGCGTTCTGGACTTGCCGAAATGTTAAAACATGGTTTAATTACTGGGGATAGTTATTGGAGTAATTTTGAAGATTTATCTAAACTATCACTAGATGATTTAGATGGATTAATTTACGAATCGGTAATTATTAAAAAGAATGTTGTTGAAGAAGATCCTTTTGAGAATGGCTTGAGAAAAACATTAAACTTTGGTCATACACTTGGTCATGCCATAGAATCTTATTTTTTAAGCAATCTAAATAAAACAACGCTACTCCATGGAGAGGCTGTAATTGTTGGAATGATATTAGCTTGCTACATATCTACAGAACTTACAAATTTCCCTAAAGAGAAAACTATAAAAATTAAAGAACTATTCTTAAGTTATTACGGTAAAATAACTATTGAACAAAGCGAACTTCCTGCTATAATTGAATTACTAAAATATGACAAGAAAAACCATCATGGTAATATTAATTTTGTTTTACTTGAAGATATTGGTATTACTAAAATTGATTGCTTAGTCGATGATGGTGTTATATTGGATGCTTTTGAATTTTATGCGAGTTAA
- a CDS encoding proline dehydrogenase family protein codes for MNTNLIFNNTEIAFSLKSDSELERAYFLFKMISIEPLVRIGTVATNFALKAHLPIEGLIRSTVFDHFCGGVSEDDCLVVINNMYQKGVSSVLDYSVEGKESEVEFDGAKDKLLKIIEFAKHLDAIPIAVFKPSAFGRFYLYEKLSKGDTLTEKEQEEWDRVIARFDSVCAKAKAYDVAVLIDAEESWIQDAADELVRQLMVKYNTEKPIVFNTLQMYRHDRMLFLEEEHAKAKAENYYLGFKLVRGAYMEKENDRAEDKGYLSPICVSKAATDQNFNTALNYMLENLDNMSVFAGTHNEDSSYLLMDLMEKKGIANNDTRVWFGQLYGMSDHISFNLANEGYNVAKYMPFGPVKDVMPYLIRRAEENTSVAGQTGRELALLSKEKKRRKSL; via the coding sequence ATGAATACGAATTTGATATTTAACAATACTGAAATCGCTTTTTCCTTGAAAAGTGACTCCGAATTAGAAAGAGCTTACTTCTTATTTAAGATGATATCTATAGAACCTTTAGTGCGCATTGGAACTGTAGCGACCAATTTTGCTTTAAAGGCACACTTGCCTATTGAAGGATTAATTCGTTCTACAGTGTTTGATCATTTTTGTGGTGGCGTTAGTGAAGACGACTGCCTAGTTGTTATTAATAATATGTACCAAAAAGGAGTTAGCTCTGTTTTAGATTATTCTGTTGAAGGAAAAGAAAGTGAAGTGGAATTTGATGGCGCGAAGGATAAGTTGTTAAAAATTATTGAGTTTGCGAAACATCTAGATGCAATTCCTATTGCTGTATTTAAACCATCCGCATTCGGACGTTTTTATTTATATGAAAAATTATCAAAAGGAGATACTTTAACAGAGAAAGAACAAGAAGAGTGGGATAGGGTTATAGCACGTTTTGATAGTGTATGCGCTAAAGCAAAAGCTTATGATGTAGCTGTTTTGATTGATGCAGAAGAGAGTTGGATTCAAGATGCCGCCGATGAATTGGTAAGGCAATTAATGGTGAAGTACAATACTGAAAAGCCTATTGTTTTCAATACACTGCAAATGTACCGTCATGATCGTATGTTGTTTTTAGAAGAAGAACACGCAAAAGCCAAAGCAGAAAATTATTACCTAGGATTTAAATTGGTACGCGGTGCTTATATGGAAAAAGAAAATGATAGAGCGGAAGACAAAGGCTATCTGTCCCCAATATGTGTGAGTAAAGCAGCTACAGATCAAAACTTCAATACGGCACTTAATTACATGTTAGAAAACTTAGATAATATGTCTGTTTTTGCAGGTACACATAATGAAGATAGCTCGTATTTATTGATGGATCTTATGGAAAAGAAAGGTATCGCTAATAATGATACTCGTGTTTGGTTCGGTCAATTATATGGCATGAGTGATCATATTAGTTTTAATTTAGCAAATGAAGGTTATAACGTGGCTAAATACATGCCATTTGGACCTGTGAAAGATGTGATGCCTTATTTAATTCGTCGTGCCGAGGAAAACACTTCTGTAGCCGGACAAACAGGACGTGAACTAGCTCTATTATCTAAAGAGAAAAAGCGCAGAAAAAGCTTGTGA